Proteins from a genomic interval of Shewanella seohaensis:
- the ychF gene encoding redox-regulated ATPase YchF, with protein sequence MGFKCGIVGLPNVGKSTLFNALTKAGIEAANFPFCTIEPNTGVVPVPDPRLDALAAIVNPQRVLPTTMEFVDIAGLVAGASKGEGLGNKFLANIRETDAIGHVVRCFEDDNIVHVSNRVDPARDIEVINTELALADLDSLERAVIRQQKRAKGGDKDAKFEVDVLEKMRPILDEGHMLRSMELSKEELEAVAYLNFLTLKPTMYIANVAEDGFENNPHLDAVRAIAEKENAIVVSVCAAIESELAEMEAEERDEFMADLGLEEPGLDRVIRAGYQLLNLQTYFTAGVKEVRAWTVSVGATAPQAAGVIHTDFERGFIRAQVMAFDDFITYKGEAGAKEAGKLRVEGKTYIVQDGDVMHFLFNV encoded by the coding sequence ATGGGTTTTAAATGCGGCATTGTTGGTCTTCCTAACGTAGGTAAATCAACGCTTTTTAATGCGTTAACTAAGGCTGGCATCGAAGCGGCAAACTTCCCGTTTTGTACCATAGAGCCAAACACTGGCGTAGTACCTGTGCCGGATCCACGCTTAGACGCGCTGGCGGCGATTGTTAATCCGCAACGTGTACTGCCAACCACGATGGAATTCGTGGATATTGCTGGTCTAGTAGCGGGCGCGTCGAAAGGTGAAGGCTTAGGTAACAAGTTCCTTGCCAACATCCGCGAAACCGATGCTATCGGTCACGTGGTACGTTGCTTTGAAGATGACAATATTGTCCACGTGTCCAACCGTGTTGATCCTGCACGCGATATCGAAGTCATCAACACTGAATTGGCATTAGCCGACTTAGACAGCTTAGAGCGTGCGGTGATCCGTCAACAAAAACGCGCTAAGGGCGGCGACAAAGACGCTAAGTTTGAAGTGGATGTTCTCGAGAAGATGCGTCCAATCCTCGATGAAGGCCATATGTTGCGTTCTATGGAGCTGTCTAAGGAAGAATTAGAAGCGGTTGCTTACTTAAACTTCTTAACCTTAAAGCCAACCATGTACATCGCTAACGTGGCCGAAGATGGTTTCGAAAATAACCCACACTTAGATGCAGTGCGTGCCATTGCTGAAAAAGAAAACGCCATTGTTGTGTCAGTGTGCGCCGCCATTGAGTCAGAACTGGCTGAAATGGAGGCCGAAGAGCGTGATGAGTTTATGGCTGACCTCGGTTTAGAAGAACCTGGGTTAGACCGCGTGATCCGCGCTGGATACCAATTGCTGAACCTGCAAACTTACTTCACCGCAGGTGTAAAAGAAGTGCGCGCTTGGACCGTTTCTGTGGGCGCGACTGCACCACAAGCGGCGGGCGTAATTCACACCGACTTCGAACGTGGCTTTATTCGTGCTCAAGTGATGGCATTTGACGACTTTATTACCTATAAAGGTGAAGCGGGAGCCAAAGAAGCGGGCAAGTTACGTGTAGAAGGCAAGACATACATTGTTCAAGACGGCGATGTAATGCACTTCCTGTTTAACGTATAA
- the pth gene encoding aminoacyl-tRNA hydrolase, whose product MSEIKLIVGLANPGAEYAQTRHNAGAWYVEELARICGVSLVPDSKYFGLTARAVLHGKDVRLLIPTTYMNLSGKAVGALANFFRITPEEILVAHDELDMPPGVAKFKLGGGHGGHNGLKDIIAKLANDKNFYRLRIGIGHPGDKNKVSGYVLGKAPAKEQELINAAVDEAVRSTEVLFKEDMVKAMTRLHSFKAE is encoded by the coding sequence ATGAGCGAAATTAAATTAATCGTAGGTCTTGCCAATCCGGGCGCTGAATATGCGCAGACTCGCCATAATGCGGGCGCTTGGTATGTGGAAGAATTGGCCCGCATCTGTGGCGTCAGCTTAGTGCCGGATAGCAAATATTTTGGCCTCACCGCCAGAGCCGTGTTGCATGGCAAAGATGTGCGTTTGCTGATCCCAACGACTTATATGAACTTAAGCGGCAAAGCCGTGGGGGCCTTAGCGAATTTCTTCCGAATTACGCCTGAAGAAATTCTAGTGGCCCACGATGAGTTGGATATGCCGCCCGGTGTGGCTAAATTTAAACTCGGTGGCGGTCATGGTGGCCATAACGGTTTAAAAGACATTATTGCTAAACTGGCTAATGATAAAAACTTCTACCGTTTACGGATTGGGATTGGCCATCCCGGCGATAAGAATAAAGTAAGTGGTTACGTACTGGGTAAGGCGCCAGCTAAAGAACAAGAGCTGATCAACGCCGCCGTAGATGAAGCTGTACGTTCCACTGAAGTGCTATTTAAAGAAGACATGGTGAAAGCCATGACTCGTTTACACTCCTTTAAAGCGGAGTAA